The Cydia splendana chromosome Z, ilCydSple1.2, whole genome shotgun sequence genome window below encodes:
- the LOC134804698 gene encoding chondroitin sulfate proteoglycan 4, which yields MFIKMELILILSFIPLGLAYDKASFYGASFITYPLQEAKGVTDISFRFRTHLSDALLLLAAGKTDYCMIKLETGRIKLHINLGAGESELSSPKGIFLNDTQWHHVSIIRREANLTMKVDDTTVRKRLPGRFFELNIHFGVFLGGQGDFSELFLGHMENFRGCMEDVFYNGVKIIEKARSRSASVHVEGVTWNCAPEFDADINSDISFIDEGAYLILPKINSRAGGRWQIEFKTITPNAIILYNPGGGRGSVSDFLGVEILDGVVRVKMARGQIVHTVRVSDGQWHKIHLLFNPSLIELSVDNIAMSTRIESGGTRYLDLSDSFYLGGIETEKRQRAFAKGIKAADSSIMGCIKPIEVDDKIYGLPNSVVTYGVSPKCIWWYPCHASPANPPCVPQAVCDQHGVDHFTCKCDSDLCINPDYAEKYKVFSKSSSELELVALYPLTVLEGGVAVITTQNIDVVLDHHKYGVRPSGVVFHLTQSPQHGRIAIDLSPQRNSPQYSNYLDGDGKMKQYFTLMNLSRDKVRYVHDGSENHQDSIVLDMELIPETKFTLPSYLQGRNTFVLHVNVTPVNDPPVLNLLPAKVLRLTQGTRKVITSDILKAEDPDTLPEDLLYTVLHGKNELQSGHIEMSGQPVDSFTQQDIDSGVISYVHGSNNEKQLNKTSLKVTLQVSDGIETSGPAILRISIVPLQVRLINNTGLQLVHNSYAIITADNLTFTTNADESNVQVKYDIVKPPQFGVIERLRVMDGTWQTVDSFTSEMVTFRRVRYMHLLGNPSHDEFKFKASVGTIRTNTLYDFRLTFIKLDLYQSVNEELVLNNTREAFISAQHLKFKTKPIGLPSDRILYTILKSPKYGILHLSSGKYHLQTHSTFTQQHIDTDQLWYRLHRRAYSHIQDEFSFVVGATECENITGVMTIRHTPAYSTSEHSLGRVHTTLERLQVMEGSRMVIPATHLNFRTESVTNLVFNITHLPRHGKIEVISESLKILRDNTTYFTLKELNSDRVYYSHDDSESRHDSFHFMALSPEPEDFQYVGVFHIDIILKNDNSPVRANDKVFHIVHGGARLITARDLSYTDADLDTKPADIIYTIQRFTKDPPNGGIYRADNPAEMLAQFSQDDINKNLVLFKHQGKEYGKMAFWISDGLFDVNGNLEIQASPPFIRMYPTNGSIVENGKAVVITTRDMQVDTNMNCLEEDIRYEVTLEPKHGAIEVGEGQGAVTFSQLDVAAGRVAYRHREPRTPADQFRFKVKCLEAWGEGTYPIKIFPSSYWEPLKVTTNRPLVVEESTSVNITRDVLEVMHPQIEPSNIIFQITQGPYHGWLEVTATPGVIEVEALNEEPAHTTVFDQSIINGNRLVYMQSGVNRTRDKIVMDVTNGIVWLRNVELNIIIIPEHFYVTVSNLTVVEGEAISIKPEMFRTITEFYRGKVVAYKVLEKPKYGKILMGDQELSLLPVLKLNSGNIQYVNDGSEESSDSFKLVAATESNKESEPFVVRVSIAPVNDETPIVAANTGLCVWEGGTFTFTRNELYVNDIDTPLENVTIVVVDIVSGHIAMKGNIREPVTRFTQADIDNGNVVFVHKNGSKGKMIFNVTDGLHELSKITFLITTKSVSLKLIRKHNLRVFPLMREPLNNYLLMAKCSDYTRTIVYKIDRTPSLGRLIMLSEDSHHRSIKQFTQEDVNNTLVYYEHTHPFSDLHTNDSFIFTVEAALAKPITDQVFNIDISVSSGGLAKYVHIPQIKVNEGDKVPIKVNVTNVIVYLESQAGLRQPQVEAQWSQPAHGTLQPAVSSLTQPQLESGAVLYQHDDSDTTQDKIEMSLFLLPEYVLLCNVTIPIHIIPINDQPFRLLTETPQIQVVQGENYTITKKDLITEDADTSPTGILYDIISGPTQGRIVMMDKNLSIDDAQSINKFTQDDINNGRVIYEHSGMLQTATFYFRVWDGQFKPMYKIFTIDVLPVSLNASKLHPVLLQQGSNVATVTTEQIYIETNAKKYKVWYNITRQPLHGMIYVGRNPVTYFSHRDLMDKVVIYMQNDMTAASDSFDLIAYIHNSNSTSPFTINVLVQPLMVLKDIKVEGDKSRITLSNMDATGLAKLTGSNPIYTILSKPRHGTVKNIIRSSGGNTSAREREVPYFTHEDIKAGVIYYVTKKRSHELVGMEDSFRFLLAATIFQPATGEIKIFIGSKSKKNLPGPNDPESHEGVPVAHGDSASYYLTILMAISGVVLAMLVLLALVRCRRCMASDRRARAKAHGQSQGAVAPIPLPRPPDHLMPSPAHPTPPIKRYVSSEQSVHTGASTPLPSGGSVACKVTPLADAALPDLNARYPYGTEDHTDAEDWSSYEASETAYPIRAPGVAPANPMLRRNQYWV from the exons ATGTTTATTAAAATGGAACTTATTCTTATTTTGTCTTTTATCCCTCTGGGATTGGCTTACGACAAAG CATCTTTCTATGGAGCTAGCTTTATAACATACCCACTTCAAGAAGCAAAGGGTGTCACAGACATTAGTTTTCGGTTTCGAACACATCTGTCAGATGCGTTGTTGCTCCTGGCTGCAGGAAAAACTGACTATTGCATG atcaAGCTAGAGACTGGGAGAATAAAATTGCACATAAACCTAGGTGCTGGTGAAAGTGAACTGTCTTCACCTAAAGGAATATTCCTCAATGACACTCAATGGCACCATGTTAGCATCATCAGGAGGGAAGCTAATTTAACTATGAAG gtTGATGATACTActgttagaaaaagactacCCGGAAGATTCTTTGAATTGAACATACACTTTGGAGTATTTCTGGGAGGTCAAGGTGATTTCTCTGAACTGTTCCTGGGCCACATGGAAAACTTCCGAGGGTGTATGGAGGAT GTGTTTTATAATGGagttaaaataatagaaaaagcTAGAAGTCGCAGTGCTTCAGTGCACGTAGAGGGTGTCACATGGAACTGTGCACCTGAATTTGATGCAGACATTAACTCAGACATCAGCTTCATTGATGAAGGCGCCTATCTTATACTACCCAAGATCAACTCTAGGGCTGGAGGAAG ATGGCAGATTGAATTCAAGACAATAACACCTAATGCTATAATTCTTTACAATCCTGGAGGTGGGAGAGGCTCAGTGTCTGATTTTCTTGGTGTTGAAATACTAGATGGAGTGGTCAGAGTTAAAATGGCGCGTGGACAAATTGTACACACTGTGAGAGTCAGCGATGGACAGTGGCATAAAATACATTTGTTGTTCAATCCTTCACTAATAGAG CTCTCCGTGGACAATATAGCAATGAGTACAAGAATCGAAAGTGGAGGTACCCGATATTTAGACCTGTCTGACTCATTCTATCTTGGTGGAATCGAAACTGAAAAGCGACAGCGGGCGTTCGCTAAAGGAATCAAAGCAGCAGACTCCAGTATAATG GGTTGCATAAAACCGATTGAGGTAGATGATAAAATATACGGACTGCCGAACTCCGTGGTCACCTACGGCGTGAGTCCTAAATGCATTTGGTGGTACCCGTGCCACGCCAGCCCCGCTAACCCTCCCTGCGTGCCGCAGGCGGTGTGCGACCAGCACGGCGTCGACCACTTCACGTGTAAATGCGACTCTGACCTCTGCATTAACCCTGACTATGCCGAGAAGTACAAG gtATTCTCAAAGTCCAGCAGTGAACTGGAGCTGGTAGCACTGTATCCCCTGACAGTGTTGGAAGGCGGAGTCGCAGTGATCACTACGCAGAACATCGATGTGGTGTTGGACCACCACAAGTACGGCGTGCGCCCGTCAGGGGTCGTGTTCCATCTAACCCAGTCCCCGCAACACGGGAGGATAGCTATCGACTTATCTCCGCAGAGGAACTCTCCGCAGTATTCTAACTATCTCGATGGTGACGGCAAAATGAAGCAATACTTTACACTCATGAATTTGTCAAGAGACAAG GTGAGATACGTTCATGACGGTTCGGAAAATCATCAAGATTCAATTGTACTTGACATGGAACTTATTCCAGAAACTAAATTTACTCTACCAAGCTATTTACAAGGACGGAATACTTTCGTTTTACATGTCAACGTCACTCCGGTCAACGACCCTCCGGTCCTCAATTTGCTTCCGGCTAAAGTATTGAGACTGACACAG GGAACGCGTAAAGTAATAACTTCAGATATTCTAAAAGCGGAAGACCCCGACACACTGCCGGAGGATCTGCTATACACTGTGTTGCACGGAAAAAATGAATTGCAGAG TGGCCACATTGAGATGTCCGGACAACCAGTTGACTCCTTCACACAACAAGATATTGACTCCGGAGTCATCTCGTACGTCCACGGCTCAAACAATGAGAAACAACTGAACAAAACATCTTTGAAAGTCACTTTACAG GTCTCAGACGGCATAGAAACTAGTGGTCCAGCGATTCTGCGCATATCAATAGTGCCCCTACAAGTCCGCTTAATAAACAACACAGGACTGCAACTGGTGCACAACTCATACGCTATTATCACGGCTGATAATCTGACATTCACCACTAACGCTGACGAGAGCAACGTGCAAGTAAA gtATGACATAGTGAAACCGCCTCAATTtggagtgatagagaggctgCGGGTAATGGACGGCACGTGGCAGACAGTGGACTCGTTCACGAGTGAGATGGTCACCTTCCGCCGCGTTCGGTACATGCACCTGCTCGGAAACCCATCCCACGACGAATTCAAG TTTAAAGCTTCGGTGGGCACGATTCGAACGAACACTTTGTACGACTTTCGACTTACTTTCATCAAACTTGACCTTTACCAATCGGTTAATGAAGAACTGGTGTTAAACAATACCAGAGAAGCGTTCATTTCGGCGCAGCATTTGAAATTCAAGACGAAGCCAATTGGCCTACCAAGCGATCGAATTCTTTATACGATACTCAAGTCGCCTAAGTATGGCATACTGCACCTGTCTTCTGGGAAGTATCATCTGCAAACACACAGCACGTTTACTCAGCAACATATCGACACGGACCAGCTGTGGTACCGCCTGCATAGGCGTGCATACTCTCACATCCAAGACGAATTCTCGTTTGTAGTTGGAGCCACCGAGTGTGAAAACATTACTGGAGTAATGACGATCCGACACACACCAGCCTACTCGACCTCGGAACATTCGTTGGGGCGTGTACATACGACCTTAGAACGACTGCAGGTTATGGAAGGCTCTAGAATGGTCATACCTGCTACTCATCTTAATTTCCGAACGGAGTCTGTTACAAATCTTGTTTTCAATATAACCCATTTGCCGCGACACGGAAAAATCGAAGTAATAAGCGAAAGCTTAAAAATATTAAGAGATAACACCACTTATTTCACTTTAAAGGAACTGAATTCAGATAGGGTTTACTATTCACACGATGATTCCGAAAGTAGACACGATTCTTTTCACTTTATGGCGCTTAGTCCTGAACCCGAAGATTTTCAGTATGTAGGGGTATTTCACATCGATATAATACTAAAGAACGACAACAGCCCGGTGAGAGCGAACGATAAAGTGTTTCACATTGTACACGGAGGCGCCCGCCTCATCACGGCCAGGGACCTGAGCTACACTGACGCCGACCTAGACACGAAGCCGGCTGATATCATCTACACAATTCAAAGATTCACTAAAGACCCTCCAAACGGAGGTATATACAGAGCCGATAACCCCGCCGAAATGCTCGCTCAATTCTCCCAGGATGATATTAATAAAAACCTGGTTCTATTCAAACATCAAGGTAAAGAGTATGGTAAGATGGCGTTCTGGATATCGGACGGTTTATTTGACGTGAATGGAAATCTTGAGATTCAAGCATCGCCACCGTTTATTCGAATGTACCCCACAAACGGATCAATAGTTGAAAACGGTAAAGCGGTTGTGATTACGACGAGGGATATGCAAGTGGATACAAACATGAATTGTCTGGAAGAAGACATCCGGTACGAGGTGACGCTGGAGCCGAAACACGGCGCCATCGAGGTTGGGGAGGGCCAGGGCGCCGTGACGTTCTCGCAGCTGGACGTGGCGGCCGGGCGCGTGGCCTACCGCCACCGCGAGCCCAGGACTCCTGCCGACCAGTTcag GTTTAAAGTCAAGTGTCTGGAAGCGTGGGGTGAAGGGACATATCCAATCAAAATATTTCCATCAAGTTACTGGGAGCCGCTGAAAGTAACAACTAACCGACCTCTAGTTGTCGAAGAATCTACAAGTGTCAACATCACCAGAGATGTCTTGGAG GTAATGCATCCACAAATCGAACCGTCGAACATAATTTTCCAAATAACTCAAGGTCCGTATCATGGCTGGCTAGAAGTCACCGCCACCCCCGGTGTGATTGAAGTGGAGGCCTTGAACGAGGAGCCGGCACACACGACCGTGTTCGACCAGTCGATCATCAATGGCAACCGCCTGGTGTACATGCAGTCTGGCGTCAACCGTACGAGAGACAAGATCGTAATGGACGTCACTAATGGCATCGTATGGTTGAGGAATGTCGAGTTGAACATAATAATTATTCCAGAACATTTTTACGTGACGGTGTCTAATTTGACGGTTGTCGAAGGAGAAGCCATCAGTATTAAACCAGAAATGTTCCGCACGATAACAGAGTTCTATAGAGGAAAAGTGGTGGCCTATAAGGTACTTGAAAAGCCCAAATATGGAAAAATTTTGATGGGCGACCAGGAATTGAGTTTACTGCCCGTTCTTAAACTTAATTCTGGAAATATCCAG TATGTAAACGACGGTTCGGAGGAGTCGTCGGACTCGTTCAAGCTGGTGGCAGCTACGGAGAGCAACAAGGAGAGCGAGCCGTTCGTGGTGCGCGTCAGCATCGCGCCGGTCAACGACGAGACGCCCATCGTGGCCGCCAACACCGGCCTCTGCGTCTGGGAGGGCGGTACCTTCACGTTCACTAGGAACGAGCTGT ATGTTAACGACATCGATACGCCACTAGAAAATGTGACAATAGTCGTGGTTGATATAGTTTCTGGGCATATTGCTATGAAGGGGAACATCCGCGAGCCCGTCACACGCTTCACTCAGGCTGACATTGACAACGGAAATGTGGTTTTTGTACACAAAA ATGGCTCAAAAGGCAAAATGATCTTCAACGTTACTGACGGGCTACACGAACTGTCTAAAATAACTTTTCTTATAACAACAAAATCGGTATCTTTGAAACTAATCAGAAAGCATAATCTTCGAGTTTTCCCTCTAATGAGAGAACCATTAAACAATTATTTGCTAATGGCTAAATGCTCAGATTACACCAGAACAATTGTCTATAAAATAGACAGGACCCCGTCTCTCGGCAGACTGATTATGCTCAGTGAAGACAGCCACCACAGATCCATCAAACAGTTTACACAGGAAGACGTCAATAACACCCTCGTCTACTACGAACATACACATCCCTTTTCCGATTTGCATACGAACGACTCTTTTATATTCACGGTTGAAGCCGCTCTAGCTAAACCTATAACAGATCAAGTTTTCAACATCGATATATCGGTATCTTCCGGAGGTTTGGCTAAATATGTGCATATACCTCAGATAAAGGTAAACGAGGGTGATAAAGTTCCCATTAAAGTGAACGTTACGAACGTAATAGTATACCTGGAGAGTCAAGCGGGGCTGAGGCAGCCTCAGGTGGAGGCGCAGTGGTCGCAGCCGGCGCACGGCACGCTGCAGCCAGCCGTGTCATCGCTCACGCAGCCGCAGCTTGAGTCCGGCGCCGTCCTTTACCAACACGACGATTCCGACACTACACAAGACAAGATAGAAATGTCCCTCTTTCTTCTACCGGAGTATGTTCTCCTCTGTAACGTCACTATTCCTATTCATATTATTCCAATCAACGACCAACCTTTTAGACTTTTGACGGAAACGCCGCAGATACAGGTGGTACAGGGTGAGAATTATACCATCACTAAAAAAGATTTGATCACAGAGGACGCTGACACTAGTCCCACCGGCATACTTTACGATATTATAAGCGGTCCCACTCAAGGAAGAATCGTCATGATGGACAAGAATTTGAGCATTGATGATGcacaatcaataaataaatttactcAAGATGATATTAACAATGGACGCGTAATCTATGAGCATTCTGGCATGCTTCAAACGGCTACTTTCTACTTTAGGGTATGGGACGGACAGTTCAAGCCTATGTATAAGATATTCACGATTGACGTGCTGCCGGTATCACTAAATGCGTCTAAATTGCATCCAGTATTATTACAACAAGGCTCTAATGTTGCTACGGTGACCACAGAGCAAATATATATCGAAACAAACGCTAAAAAGTACAAAGTGTGGTACAATATCACTAGACAACCTCTGCACGGCATGATATACGTGGGCAGGAATCCAGTCACTTACTTTTCCCATAGGGATTTGATGGACAAAGTGGTAATTTACATGCAGAACGATATGACCGCAGCTAGTGACAGCTTCGACCTTATCGCATACATCCACAACAGTAATTCCACAAGCCCTTTCACAATAAACGTTCTGGTTCAGCCTCTCATGGTTTTAAAAGATATAAAAGTCGAAGGTGACAAGTCGAGAATAACTCTTAGCAACATGGACGCGACCGGTCTAGCCAAGTTGACTGGAAGTAATCCAATATATACCATCTTAAGTAAACCTAGACATGGTACTGTCAAGAACATAATTAGAAGTTCTGGAGGAAATACAAGTGCGAGGGAAAGAGAAGTTCCGTACTTTACGCACGAAGATATCAAAGCGGGTGTCATCTACTACGTGACCAAGAAGAGGTCACACGAGCTTGTCGGTATGGAGGACAGTTTCAGATTCCTACTGGCGGCGACGATATTCCAGCCGGCCACAGGcgaaattaaaatattcattgGGAGCAAATCGAAAAAGAACTTGCCAGGGCCTAATGATCCTGAGAGTCACGAGGGAGTACCT GTAGCGCACGGCGACTCGGCGTCGTACTACCTCACTATCTTGATGGCCATCTCGGGCGTGGTGCTGGCCATGCTTGTGCTGCTGGCGCTGGTGCGGTGCCGCCGCTGCATGGCCAGCGACCGCCGCGCGCGAGCCAAGGCGCACGGCCAGAGCCAGGGCGCCGTGGCCCCAATCCCACTGCCGCGCCCGCCCGACCATCTCATGCCTTCTCCGGCACACCCCACGCCACCCATAAAGAG ATACGTGTCATCGGAGCAGTCGGTGCACACAGGCGCCAGCACGCCGCTGCCGTCGGGCGGCAGTGTCGCCTGCAAAGTGACGCCGCTGGCCGACGCGGCGCTCCCCGACCTCAACGCGAGGTACCCCTACGGCACCGAAGACCACACAGAC GCGGAAGACTGGAGCAGCTACGAAGCCAGTGAAACCGCGTACCCGATCAGGGCACCAGGGGTAGCCCCGGCGAACCCCATGCTGCGCCGCAACCAGTACTGGGTCTGA